The genomic region CCAATCTGGGCGGCGGCATCTACAACGGTGACACGCTGACGGTGACCAACAGCACCATCAGCGGCAATTCGGCCACCAACACCGGCGGCGGTATCTACAGCAATTACATGGCAACGGTGAGTAACAGCGCCATCAACGGCAATTCGGCCAACAATTCTTTCGGCGGCGGCATCCACAACTACGGTGACATGACGGTGACGAACAGCACCATCAGTGGTAATAGGGCTTTCTTCGGCGGCGGCATCTTCAACGATAGCATGCTGACGGTGACGAACAGCACCATCAGCCGCAATTCGGCCACCACCAACGGGGGCGGCATCTGCAACGGTGACACGCTGACGGTGACCAACAGCACCATCAGCGGCAATTCGGCCACCTTCGGCGGCGGCATCTTCAGCGAGGTTGGCACGGCAACGGTGAGCAACAGCACCATCAGTGGTAATAGGGGCGTTTGGGGCGGCGGCGGCATCAAGAACTTAGGCACACTGACGCTCAACCGCAGCCTGATCTCCGGCAACACGGCTGCAAGCAGCGGAAATGAAATCTATAACTCGGACACTTTCAATGCCAACAACTACAACCTGTTTGGCCACAGCGGGGAGAACAGCGGCCAGGCGTTCGATGGTTTCACGCCTTGTTCTGGAGCCGGTTGCACCGACATTACCGCCACCAGCGACGGCACAAATGTGGCGCTGGCCAGTATCCTCAATCCGGTGCTGGCGTTGAACGGCGGTCAGACCAAAACACATTCCCTGGTGGACGGCAGTCCGGCGTTGGATGCTATCCCTGCCGGCTCCTGCGGCGGCCTCACCCAGGACCAGCGCGGCTTCACCCGGCCAGTCAACACCAACTGCGACATCGGCGCCTTTGAGCTGCAAAGCAATGAGACCAGCTATTACGCCAACAGTTTCCCGGCTACCAACATCGGCGGCACAAATGTGAGCGTGACACAGGTAAACAGCGGCTCGCCAGGGCAGGTGAATGTGCTCAAGCGGGCGGGGGTGTATCCCGGCGGCAGCCAGACCAGCGGCGAGTTCCCCGTCATCTGGGTGCTGACGGCGACCGGCAGTTCCTTTGATGTCAAGCTGCGTCTCTGCTACACGGCCGCAGAGCTCACCAGTTCCGGCGTCACTGACGAAAACACCATCACCGCCTACCGCTGGGATGAGACCAGCGGCAGTTGGGTGGCACAAGCAACAACGCCAGACCCGGTGAATAACTGCGTGGATGTGAACAATGTCACTGCGTTCAGCCCGTGGACATTGGTGGGAGATGGTAACACGCCGACAGCCGTTACCCTGCAAAGCCTCACAGCCAGCAGCCGCGGCAGCAGCGGCGGGCTGGCGGCGGTGTTGGGGGCGGTATCGCTGGCACTGGGCGGCTTGTGGCTGCGGCGGCGCAAGTCATAACGTTTCCATCAGGCAGGATAAGCATGCCGCCACCCGCTCTTCTTGAGGCCGGGGAAGAACCCTTCCCCGGCTTTTTTCTGCTGTGTTGATCTCCCCGCTTGCCTTTCCTCACGACTGTTGTAGCATCTCCCCCACCACGCAACGAGACGCAAGAACCATGAACCACCGTATCAGCGACATTGGCGAATTCAACCTGATCGAACACATTGCCCGCATTGTCGGTGTGCCCACCGCCGATGACATCATCGTCGGCATCGGCGACGATACCGCCGTCTTGCGTTGGGACGCCGAGACCTGCCTGCTCGCTACCATTGACGCTCAGGTCGAAGCCATCCACTTTCAGCGCGACTTCCTCACCCCTGAAGCGTTGGGGCACCGCGCGCTGGCCGTCAACCTGAGCGACATCGCCGCCATGGGCGGAACACCCTGGCTGGCGCTTGTCTCGCTGGTGGCGCCGCCGGAAACCCCCGTGGCCTTCATCGAAGCCCTCTACACCGGCATGCAACGCCTCGCGGCTTCGGCGGGCGTGGCGATTGTTGGCGGCAACATGAGCAAAGGTGCGCATCTTGTCATTGACATCGCCGTGCTGGGACGTGTCGCACGTCGGCATCTGCTCTTGCGCCGTGGTGCGCGCCCCGGCGATCTGCTCTGCGTCACGGGCACGCTCGGCGACGCTGCCGGCGGCCTGCAGCTCCTGCTCAACCCCACCCTGCCGCTGGATGAAGAGAGCCGCCGCCCCTTGCTGAACCGCTTTCGCACGCCCACACCACGCCTGGCCGAAAGCCGCTTGATTGCTGCGAGCGGCCACGCCACCGCCATGCTCGACATCAGCGACGGACTGAGTAGCGACATCATGCACCTCTGCCGCGCATCCGGCGTTGGTGTGCGCATTGACGCGGCACGCTTGCCCATTTCACCCGCCCTGCGACCATTGGCGGCGCACATTGACACGCCGGCCTGGCATCTTGCCTTGCACGGCGGCGAAGATTACGAACTCTGCTTCACACTTGCGCCGCACGCGGTTGAAAGTGTGGCGCATCGCGTCTTCACAACCACCGGTACGCCTATTACGGTTATTGGTGAAATTCGCCCCGCCGAAGAGGGGTGTCTCGTGCGCACCCCCGACGGGTGCGAAACACCGCTTGAACCCAAAGGCTGGCGGCACTTCTAGTCAATCCCCGCGCAAACCCAACACAGGAGGCGCATCATGCCACGCGAGATACCCACAGACGTGCGTCAAAAACTGCTCGAACGGCAGCGTGATGAAATCACCGAGTATCACATCTACACGCGCCTGGCGCAACAAACACGCGACGCAGAAAACCGCGCCACGTTGCAACGCATCGCCGAGATGGAACGCGCGCATTACGAGACCTGGCGGGCGTTGAGCGGCACTGAGGTGCCACCGCACCGCTTCAAAGTCTGGCTCTATGTCCTGCTGGGGCGCATTCTGGGGCTCACATTCACCTTGCGGCTGATGGAACAAGGCGAGGAAAAATCCCAAGCCGCCTACGCGGAATTGGCGCGCATCTTTCCCGAAGCCGAGCGCATCTGGCAAGAAGAACAGGCGCATGAAGAAGAACTGCTTGCCATGCTCGATGAAGATATCTTGCACTATGTCGGCTCAGTTGTGCTCGGCTTGAATGACGCCCTGGTTGAATTGACGGGGGCGCTGGCTGGGCTCACCCTGGCGTTGCAAAATGGGCCACTCATCGCCCTGACGGGGTTGATTACCGGCATCGCCGCCGCGCTCTCGATGGCGGCGTCCGAATACCTTTCCACCAAAGCCGAACCGGAGAGCGGGAAAAACCCACTCAAAGCCGCGTTTTACACCGGCGTGGCGTATCTTTTCACAGTGGCTGTGCTGATTTCGCCGTACTTGTTCAATTTGCATTACATCATCAGCCTGATCTTGACGCTGACACTCGCTATTGGCATCATCGCGCTCTTCAACTTTTACGTCAGCGTGGCGCAAGGCGGCGATTTCAAGCGCAGTTTCCTCGAAATGAGCGTTCTGAGTCTCAGCGTGGCGGCGTTCAGTTTTGCTGTGGGCTACCTTCTCCGCACACTCTTCGGAATTGAGGTTTGACGGGCGTAAACAGAAGCAAACACCGCAAAACAGAAAGGCGGTGCGATTGCTGGGCGCACCGCCTTTTTTCGCCACTCTCACGCGCTCCATTCAGAGCGTGGCAAACAGCTCCCCGCCGCAAATGGGGCACAGCCCCCGCACGCCCTTATGCTCATCATCGGGCGCTGTCTCCTCGGGGTCAACCAGCGGGCGCTGGGTGCGGCATGTTGGGCAATAGGCTTCCACGTAGAGAAAGAGCGGCGCCGGAACAGACTCGGCGGCGTCTGCGGGTGATTCAGACGGCGTGAGCGTAAGCGGCTCATCCTCAGCCGGTTCGCCCTCGTCCACTGCATGCACAGCAGGCTCGGGCGCGGGCGGCGTCACAACGCGGGCGGCTGGCTCTTCGCTCGCCTCTTCCACAATCTCAATCACCGACGCGGCGGAAGCCGCCTCTTCGTCGGTGGGCGGCGGCGCGACTTCTTCGGCGAGCACATCCGCATCCAGCACCTGCTCCTGGGGGAGCACGGGTGAAGCCGCCGGGAGACGCAGCCAACGCTGGGCGGCGCGTTCGGGAAGCAGGCGGGCGCGTTCAACCATTCGCACCACCACACGCGGCGGGGTCAGGGGTTCAACCGTCACCCAACCGCGTTGTTCAAAATACCATTGGACACTCCACCGAATGACGAGCCAGGCAATCAACACACCAACAATAAACGCTGTGGTCAATGGTCACGCTCCGATGCTTGTTGACTTCTGTTTGCCCTTTCAGGCGTCCAACCGATACCCTTCACCACGCACTGTTATCAAATAGCGCGGTTCGCGCGGGTCGGGCTCAATTTTACGCCGAAGCCGCTGAATCGTCACATCCAGCACCTTGTTATCTTCGTGCTTGTTCCACACATGCGCCAAAATGGCTTCGCGGGAACAGGTGCGCCCACGGTGCGCGAGCAAAAACGCCAGCAAACGATGCTCCGTCTTGGTCAGCGCAATCGGGGTTTCTGCATGCGCCACATACACCTGCATTTCTTCCAAACGCAAGGCGCTTTCCTGCTCAACCGGGGACATATCGCGCACGTATTCGGCGAACAATGGGCTGAAAACACGCCAACCTTGCTCCGTCTCGACCAAAACGCCATCGCGGCGCAGGATTTCACACACACGGGCATGGTCCGGTGAGCAGGCTTCCCGCTCGCCCTGGGCAATCATCCGCACGACTTCGCGCTCCGATTCATCAAGCGCGTTCCAAATGCTCATGAAAGTTGGTTCGCCTTGCAAACGCACATGGTTGAGCACTTCTTCAAGTGAGAGTGTGGCGCGTTGTTGAACCACCGAGAGGTCCCACAACCGCTCACCCGCCAGTTTCACTAGTGAAGGATGCCCC from Ardenticatena maritima harbors:
- a CDS encoding beta strand repeat-containing protein, producing MSRKPPNPTPQDLQAALAAWRAQVAQAQNPWLAAILLKQWERFLRRVVYYYRQLRALPRKARRAWQKKLATTLAGAALLLALAGPLAPPVHAATITVDGTTCTLAEAITSANNDNAAGNGCVDGSGADTITLQTDVTLTSALPNITSQITIEGNGHTIDGNNGVYHVLYVANTGDLTLNNATITGGNANGSGSDGNGGGIFNDGMLTVTNSTISGNSAKHGGGIYNHNGTVTVSNSTISSNTASGDGGGIDNEDTLTMNNSTISGNSATNKGGGIYNNYMATVSNSAINGNSAYYGGGIYNHNGTVTVSNSTISSNTASGDGGGIDNEDTLTVNNSTISGNSANLGGGIYNGDTLTVTNSTISGNSATNTGGGIYSNYMATVSNSAINGNSANNSFGGGIHNYGDMTVTNSTISGNRAFFGGGIFNDSMLTVTNSTISRNSATTNGGGICNGDTLTVTNSTISGNSATFGGGIFSEVGTATVSNSTISGNRGVWGGGGIKNLGTLTLNRSLISGNTAASSGNEIYNSDTFNANNYNLFGHSGENSGQAFDGFTPCSGAGCTDITATSDGTNVALASILNPVLALNGGQTKTHSLVDGSPALDAIPAGSCGGLTQDQRGFTRPVNTNCDIGAFELQSNETSYYANSFPATNIGGTNVSVTQVNSGSPGQVNVLKRAGVYPGGSQTSGEFPVIWVLTATGSSFDVKLRLCYTAAELTSSGVTDENTITAYRWDETSGSWVAQATTPDPVNNCVDVNNVTAFSPWTLVGDGNTPTAVTLQSLTASSRGSSGGLAAVLGAVSLALGGLWLRRRKS
- the thiL gene encoding thiamine-phosphate kinase → MNHRISDIGEFNLIEHIARIVGVPTADDIIVGIGDDTAVLRWDAETCLLATIDAQVEAIHFQRDFLTPEALGHRALAVNLSDIAAMGGTPWLALVSLVAPPETPVAFIEALYTGMQRLAASAGVAIVGGNMSKGAHLVIDIAVLGRVARRHLLLRRGARPGDLLCVTGTLGDAAGGLQLLLNPTLPLDEESRRPLLNRFRTPTPRLAESRLIAASGHATAMLDISDGLSSDIMHLCRASGVGVRIDAARLPISPALRPLAAHIDTPAWHLALHGGEDYELCFTLAPHAVESVAHRVFTTTGTPITVIGEIRPAEEGCLVRTPDGCETPLEPKGWRHF
- a CDS encoding VIT1/CCC1 transporter family protein, translating into MPREIPTDVRQKLLERQRDEITEYHIYTRLAQQTRDAENRATLQRIAEMERAHYETWRALSGTEVPPHRFKVWLYVLLGRILGLTFTLRLMEQGEEKSQAAYAELARIFPEAERIWQEEQAHEEELLAMLDEDILHYVGSVVLGLNDALVELTGALAGLTLALQNGPLIALTGLITGIAAALSMAASEYLSTKAEPESGKNPLKAAFYTGVAYLFTVAVLISPYLFNLHYIISLILTLTLAIGIIALFNFYVSVAQGGDFKRSFLEMSVLSLSVAAFSFAVGYLLRTLFGIEV